From a single Aricia agestis chromosome 17, ilAriAges1.1, whole genome shotgun sequence genomic region:
- the LOC121735350 gene encoding uncharacterized protein LOC121735350, whose amino-acid sequence MATSDYREKLIDEVKKYPVLYDTSHENHRDIDIRDRCWVEIASRLGSNCEVVKREWKILRDSLRQSMRTRTGAPAKRWRFQTRMAFVVPHMTQRKARRVRHDVKIDELEQSEVEETPAWEPGGAAGRLADPPQGGGGDDDALDLFFASVCQSTRRLPRHLQHNVKRQVLDVLLRAEEEFYSEENKMDFKTC is encoded by the exons ATGGCGACGAGCGACTACCGGGAGAAGCTGATCGACGAGGTGAAGAAGTACCCGGTGCTGTACGACACGAGCCACGAGAACCACAGGGACATCGACATCCGCGACCGCTGCTGGGTCGAGATCGCCAGCCGCCTCGGCAGCAACT GCGAGGTGGTGAAGCGCGAGTGGAAAATCCTGCGCGACAGTCTGCGGCAGTCGATGCGCACCCGCACCGGCGCGCCCGCCAAGCGCTGGCGGTTCCAGACCCGCATGGCCTTCGTGGTCCCGCACATGACGCAGCGCAA AGCCCGGCGCGTGCGGCACGACGTGAAGATAGACGAGCTGGAGCAGTCCGAGGTGGAGGAGACCCCCGCGTGGGAGCCGGGGGGGGCGGCGGGGAGGCTCGCCGATCCCCCCCAGGGGGGCGGGGGGGACGATGATGCTCTGGACCTGTTCTTCGCGAGCGTCTGCCAGAGCACCCGCCGCCTGCCGAGACACCTGCAGCATAATGTTAAGAGACAG GTGCTGGACGTGCTGCTGCGGGCGGAGGAGGAGTTCTACAGTGAGGAGAACAAGATGGACTTCAAGACCTGCTAG